A window of the Lactuca sativa cultivar Salinas chromosome 5, Lsat_Salinas_v11, whole genome shotgun sequence genome harbors these coding sequences:
- the LOC111915537 gene encoding uncharacterized protein LOC111915537, which produces MITNGDFLIRKVAYVKGLQHNLISVSQLVVGTGLKVSFADEGSEIIEKQSKKVLLKSERKGEMYPLNLNPIRGKPSICLLSKKSDATPKLKTFIKKVEVQLRKTMRNIISDNGLEFKNNDFESFLADKGITHNFSALYTPQPNGIVERRNRSLCEEARTMLSFASLPLYFWADAKAKNSEANAANNKIDNLKKVIDEDAKEMESKPSKSTGGLSSYDSPSNGLKFKGESSTTPKATEVSFEGENPIPSPTNKNPGEGESIDLIPPNNSPIEGENPTPTEDANFDAATGYTSPVEGEKENATAEGEDDQSEFEVEVNAELDPTYDPNYPLLVEPKTVNAALDHSDWVQAMRDELYEFERN; this is translated from the exons atgataacaaatggagatttctTGATTCGAAAAGTGGCTTATGTGAAaggattgcagcataacctcatcagcgtctcacaattagttgtgggaaCAGGTCTGAAAGTATCATTTGCTGATGAGGGCTCAGAGATAATTGAGAAACAATCCAAGAAGGTTCTGTTGAAATCTGAACGCAAGGGAGAGATGTACCCTTTAAATCTCAACCCAATACGAGGAAAACCATCAATATGTTTGTTGTCAAAG aaatcagatgcaactccCAAGTTGAAGACATTTATCAAGAAAGTGGAAGTGCAGCTAAGGAAGACGATGAGGAATATCATaagtgacaatggtctggaattcaagaataacGATTTTGAGAGCTTTCTGGCTGACAAGGGGATAACTCACAATTTTTCGGCCCTTTATACACCACAACcgaatgggattgttgaaagacgaaaccgttctTTATGTGAGGAAGCCAGAACTATGCTTAGTTTCGCTTCACTTccattatatttctgggctgatgct AAAGCGAAAAACTCAGAGGCGAATGCAGCAAATAACAAGATTGATAATCTCAAAAAGGTGATAGATGAAGATGCCAAAGAAATGGAAAGTAAACCTTCCAAATCGACAGGTGGTCTATCCTCATATGACTCTCCAAGCAACGGCTTAAAGTTCAAGGGGGAGAGTTCAACTACACCAAAGGCAACTGAAgtatctttcgagggggagaatccaattccGTCCCCAACTAATAAAAATCCAGGCGAAGGGGAAAGTATTGATCTGATACCACCCAACAATAgtccaatcgagggggagaatccgaCTCCCACAGAGGATGCAAACTTTGATGCTGCCACAGGATACACTTcgccagttgagggggagaaagaGAATGCAACTGCCGAAGGCGAGGatgatcaatcagaatttgaagtAGAGGTgaatgctgaattagatccaacatatgatccaaactatcctctgTTA GTTGAACCGAAAACTGTAAatgctgcacttgatcattctgattgggtccaaGCAATGCGAGATGAGCTTTATGAGTTCGAACGCAACTGA